The DNA region TCTCCGAGCTGCGCCGCGTCCTGGGCAGCAGCGGCAAAAGCTTCCAGCTGGCCCGCCCGGAGCGCGAAACCCCCATGTGGCGCGAACTGATGCGCCTGATGAAAGGTGGGCAGATGCTCACGCCCAGTCCGCTGGTGACGTACATGGTGCACACGGCGGCCATTACGGACTACGAACAGGTGTACTGCGGCGTGGTGATGGTTGGACTGGGCAGCATTGTGGTGCATGCTCGGAAGAGTGACGGTGATGATCTGGTCGACGCCGAGCTGGAAATGATGCAGTGGGTGATTGAAAACGCGGGCGGCGGTGGGCGGATTGACGTGCATCACGCGTCCGACGGTGCACGGCGCATCTGGGAGCAGGCCGCGCACCTCGCGTCACAGACCGGAAGCGACGACCTGGGCCGGGCAGGCTCACGGCTGAGGGCTCTGATGCGGGAGGCGCTGCGGGTTCGCACCACCATCAGTCCAGCGAGAGCACCGAACGAGATTCTGGACCGCTTTGCGAAAGCAGCGGCCGCGACCTGCTGGATCGGCACCAACGTGTTGTGATGCACGCCGCCCTTCAGGACTATCAGCGTGGCGGTCTGCTGCCAGACGCACTGCTGGACACCCTCACGCACGACCTGCAGGGGGGCGGGAGTCTGATCAACCATCTGCAGCGGCATCTCGGACCTGACCTTGAAGCGTTGTGGGAACGCATCGCGCTCAAGGCCGGACGCGAGTTCATCGCCACGCCGTCTGAAGCGGGACCGCTCGACGTGGGACTGCTCACCGTGCAGGACGCCCACGACTACCTGGTGGTGCCGCGCGTGCGCAAGTTCCTGACCATTCATCTGATCACCCCCGATCCGTTTGCCCGCTTGTCGGACTATCAGCCGCTTCGGGCGCAGTACAACAACGCTGAGCAGTCTGGGGGGCTGATGCAGATTCGTCTGGATATCGCGCCACCCGAGACGTTCCGAGAGTTGTTCGCCCTTGCGTATCCAGGCGCGAGAGCGCACTACCGGGATGCGGCCGATGCGGGGGTGCTGGCGTCGCTCCTTCCCCGCCGGACCCAGCAGGAACAGCACGTCAAGCCGACCCCTGAGGAAGCGGCGCGCGCCGCCGCCCTGTTCACGGGACTGCCGTATCTCGATCCCGTGCTCGATCCTCCCCACGAAGCCGTGGTGGAGGCCTTTCCCCTGGAGGCTTTCACTACCCGGCGCTTGTACCCACATCACCACGACGAGCGTGGGCGGTTGGTGGTGCTGGGTAGTGTGCAGCGACTGGACGACCTGGACGCTGAACTGCAACGGCTGCACACCCACCTTGCGCTTCTCCAAGACGCGTTCAGAAGCGACATGACGCTTGCACTCACCAGTTCACGCCGTTTGGTGCAGCTGTTCAAATTCCATTCCGGAGGTTCCCATGTCCATCTTGACTCTTGATCACAAGCAGACCCTCGACCCGGTGCTGCATCCCCTTTTTCTGCGGTTGGTCGAACAGCAGCTCAGCACGGGCACCCTGCGTGGTCTCCCGGTATTGAGCGACGGCCAGCAGATGGAATATGTGCTGTTCGATGAGGATGCCACACACAGCTGGCTGACCAGTACCAGCGAGCAGCTTAAAGGCCTGCTGAGTAAATCTGCGGAGGCGATCAGTATCGACCCGCGCCTGCTGGATGCGCCGCTCATGGAAGCGATCTGGAAGATCCGTCAGGGCAGCCGGGCCGGTACTCCAAAGGCCAAACCTGCCAAGGACAAGGCGAGTCCGGTCAAGGCGAGCGCGGTCAAGGAACCGGGCTCCCCACCCGTGCAGCCGGATGCTGCGGCTGCACCTTCCGGGGGGCAGGCGAGTGACGCCGCTGATTGAGGAGGCGTTGGCGTGCCTCCAGCGCGGCTGGAGTGTGTTGCCGATCCACGCGGGGACGCAGTACGACAAACACCCACACAGCCGTGCGCTGATCGAAACGGGCTACAGCCGGGTCGATGACGAAGGCACGCTGCATGCCACCTGGAAACCGTTGCAGGTGACCCCCCCAACCGAAGTGCAGGTACGGGCGTGGTTTCGTGAGTCGGCCCAGAAAGGACTGGCGCTGGTCACTGGTCAGGTGAGTGGTCGGATCGTGCTGGACTTCGACGGCCCAGCCGGGTGCGACTTCGCCCACGCGCTTGGGATTCGTCCACATGTCCGCACGGGTGGGGGTGGCTACCACTGGCACCTGCAGGCCCCTGGGTGGCCAGTGCGGAATGTGGTCGGAAAAGTGACGAGCGGGGCACCTGATTGTGTCGATGTGCGGGGGGATGGCGGGAATGCCGTGCTGCCCCCGACCCAGACGCGCAAGGGGCCGTATGTGTATCTGCGTGATCCAGTGGAGCTGGACACGCTGGAGCAAGTGCCAGTGGCCCTCCGAGAAGCGTTGGGGTTGGTGGCCCCGGTGACCGTGCCGGTGAGCGTTCCGACCGTGCCACTCCCGAGGGGGGACGAGCGCTACCCTTCAGAACGCCTCCTCGACTGGGCGGTGCAGAAGGTGCACAGTGGCGAGTTGGGTGGCCGGAACGACGTGGGCTATCGCCTGGCGTGGGCGCTGTTCAACAATGGCTATTCGCCGGATGAAGTGCGGCGAGTGGGCGACACGTATGTGGCGCTGGTGGGGCAGTTGACGCGGCCTGCGTACACGCGGGATGAGTTCCTGGCGAGTGTCCGGAGCGCGTGGAATGCACCGCGTGGGGAGGCCTGGGGCAGCGCACGGGAGGAGGTGGTGCAGCGGCCGCGGAGCAGTGCGGAGGCGCTCGAAGAGATCTTTCATCAATTGGCGCCGGAGGAGCAGCTGCGTGCGGCGGCGCTGCTCGCGGGCGAGTGGGCGGCGCAGCAGCGCGGTCTGGACGACACGGTTCGGTATTTGCGTCTGATTGGGCATGGCGAGGCGGTCCGCACGGCGCGGCAGGCGTTCCTGGCGCATGAACGCGGGCAGTCGGTGGATGGCACGTTGGCGGGCTTCTTGAGTGCCCGACGGGTGCGGTATGGATAATGCACTACGTTCTCAACAGAATAATGGGGCGTATTCTGGAAGTGATCCGAGGCACCGCGCAGAGGACTTGACGATGACACATCCGACCCGGCACACTACTGACAGCGTCACCCACGGCCATTGTGCCGACTGCGATCCAACCGGATTGCCCCCCGTTGCGACAACCCCACCCGCTCCTGTGCGAGCAATGCCTCCAAAGGGGCAGGTGAGGTTGTCGCGTTTCCGTTCCAGAGTTGTGTTCCCTGTGGGCTGCGTTGAGTCGCCCCGGTACGTCCGAAAGCGTACCGGGGCCACCCGAGACGCACTCAGCTTCTGTAGACCGGCCTAAGCCCTTCCCTCACCGCAGGGAAGGCCACCGGCCCCCTGCACAAAGCCCACTTCCCAGTGGCAAGGAGCACACCATGGCACGAGGCATGAACCACATCTACCTGATCGGCGTCCTCGCACGTGACCCCGAACTGCGCTACACCCCCAGCGGTGTTGCCGTGTACGAGGCCACCATCGCAGGCGAAGATCACCTCGCAGGCGCAGACGGCAAACAGCGTCAGCTGCCCTGGTATCACCGCGTCAGCATCCTGGGCAAACCCGCCGAATGGCAGTCCGAACGCAATCTGGTCGCCGGCGACGCGGTTCTGGTCGAAGGCACGCTGGATTACAGCAGTTGGGACGCACCGGAAGGTGGCAAGCGCAGCATGGTGAAGGTCAAGGCCCTGCGGATGGAACAGCTCAGCACCCAGCCCGAAACCACGCAGGATGCCGGTGGCGGCGTTCGCATGAACGGCGGCATGAATCAGGTGATGGTGGTGGGGAATCTGACCCGCGACCCGGACCTGCGCTACACGCCCGCCGGAGATGCTGTGCTCGGTCTGTCGCTGGCAGTGAACGAAACCTGGAAGGATCGTCAGGGCCAGCCGCAGGAGAAAGTGCACTGGCTGGACGTAACCCTCTGGCGTGACCTCGCCGAAGCGGCCAAGGATTTCCACAAAGGAGACCCGGTTTTGGTTGCTGGCCGTCTGACCAACGAAAGTTGGACGGACAAAGACGGCAACAAGCGCAACACCACCAAGATCGAAGCCAACCGCTTCGAGGTCCTCAGCCGAGGCACCCCGAGCGGTACTTCCCCCACCGCTGCCCCCGCAGCGCAGCGTGAACCCGTCGCGGCCGCCGCGCCCGGTGCTCGCCCCACCTCCAATCGTGCGGCCCGTCCCGCGCCGTCCAAACCTGCCCGTTCCGGCGGTCTGGACATCGATGAGGGTCTGCAGGACTTCCCCCCGGAAGAAGATCTCCCCTTTTAAGCCTCTGTTGCCGCAGGCGTGCGTTGTCGAGTGACGTTCTGTCCTCTGATGTCCGTCTGACAGCCTTTCCCCGGCTGGAAGAACTCCGATTGACCTTGTGTCTCGGAGTTTTCTTTTTGCCAACATGCCCAATCCAGGAGAACTCGCCCATGTACCATCTCCCGATGTCTGTGACGGTCATTATCCGCGAAGATGGTTCGATTCAGCTGCCACAAGAAATCCGTGACGCCTGAACGCTCACGCCAGGAACGGAGGTCGAGTTGGAACTTGAGGACCAGCAACTCGACCTCACGCGGAAACCCTAGCCTAGCTTCCATACGCTCGTTGGCACGTTTCCTCTTCCAGATGGTCTCGATGCGGTCACCTTCGTCGAGCAGATGCGCGGAACGCCGGAGGAACGCGAAGCCTTGCATGCTGGCCCTCCGCATCCCAACGTCACGTACATCGGGAAGCGAAAGCCATGACGGCCATCTCACTCGACACCAACGTTATCCTCAGTCGCTGGAACAACGAAGAGTAGGCACAGGATGTAGTGAAGGGTAAGAGGACCAGCGATGAGCCAGTGAAAGCAGCGGAAAGACAGGCGATTGAGGTGCGAGCGGCACTCGTTGCTTTCCGGTCCATACTGCTCCGCTCGTGGAGTTCACAGTCGATCTGCGACACGTCCCAGAGGAGGGAACACCGCATTTGATACGGTGACGTCATGTTGCGCTCTCTGGGATTGTTTGCGCTGGCAGCCCTCGCAGAAATCGGGGGCGGCTATCTCATGTGGCTGTGGCTGCGAGAGGGGTATGCGCTGTGGATGGGCCTGTTGGGGGCTGTGATTCTGGTGGGCTACGGCATTCTTCCGACACTTCAGCCGGCCTCCTTCGATTTTGCTCGGACCTATGCGGCCTATGGTGGCCTGTTTATCGTATGTTCACTGCTGTGGGGACAACTGATCGAGCGCCGCTCACCCGATGCGCCCAGTGTCTGGGGAGCGCTTCTGGCGCTGATTGGAGCGCTCGTCATCGCGTACTGGCCCAGGGCCTGAGCAGAGCAGGAAGCCGCCGCTTCCCGGCAAATACTGGAGAGAAGGGGCAGAGAAGCAGGCAACCCTGACAGGCGTTCGCGTGCATCTATTGATCCCTGCATACGTTGGGAACAGGTGATTGGGGTATACCCCCACGGTGGCAGCCAACCGCCCCCCTCAGGATCTGTAGGCAAGGTGTCCCGAATTTACGCAGGGATCAATAGTGGCCGAGGTGCCGCAACCGGGCGAGCAGGCTCACCGACGGCTCGGCGGTTGGCTTACGGGTTTCCTTCCTGATGGAAAGCAACGTCAGAGCGCACTGTTGCGACGAAATGAACGACA from Deinococcus ruber includes:
- the ssb gene encoding single-stranded DNA-binding protein; this translates as MARGMNHIYLIGVLARDPELRYTPSGVAVYEATIAGEDHLAGADGKQRQLPWYHRVSILGKPAEWQSERNLVAGDAVLVEGTLDYSSWDAPEGGKRSMVKVKALRMEQLSTQPETTQDAGGGVRMNGGMNQVMVVGNLTRDPDLRYTPAGDAVLGLSLAVNETWKDRQGQPQEKVHWLDVTLWRDLAEAAKDFHKGDPVLVAGRLTNESWTDKDGNKRNTTKIEANRFEVLSRGTPSGTSPTAAPAAQREPVAAAAPGARPTSNRAARPAPSKPARSGGLDIDEGLQDFPPEEDLPF
- a CDS encoding bifunctional DNA primase/polymerase codes for the protein MTPLIEEALACLQRGWSVLPIHAGTQYDKHPHSRALIETGYSRVDDEGTLHATWKPLQVTPPTEVQVRAWFRESAQKGLALVTGQVSGRIVLDFDGPAGCDFAHALGIRPHVRTGGGGYHWHLQAPGWPVRNVVGKVTSGAPDCVDVRGDGGNAVLPPTQTRKGPYVYLRDPVELDTLEQVPVALREALGLVAPVTVPVSVPTVPLPRGDERYPSERLLDWAVQKVHSGELGGRNDVGYRLAWALFNNGYSPDEVRRVGDTYVALVGQLTRPAYTRDEFLASVRSAWNAPRGEAWGSAREEVVQRPRSSAEALEEIFHQLAPEEQLRAAALLAGEWAAQQRGLDDTVRYLRLIGHGEAVRTARQAFLAHERGQSVDGTLAGFLSARRVRYG
- a CDS encoding YnfA family protein — protein: MLRSLGLFALAALAEIGGGYLMWLWLREGYALWMGLLGAVILVGYGILPTLQPASFDFARTYAAYGGLFIVCSLLWGQLIERRSPDAPSVWGALLALIGALVIAYWPRA